A genomic stretch from Caloenas nicobarica isolate bCalNic1 chromosome 3, bCalNic1.hap1, whole genome shotgun sequence includes:
- the LOC135987780 gene encoding cullin-9-like isoform X4 gives MVNERHNGNLLVHLGPKLQAYPQELLRQRRGRDGQPEYLIQWSVVSLEEGAVGGDGASCAETKPENISMWMSAEEVCASCPTLLGKRKLEGQWVKEEKAASPFAADVPLDEASLLEMKADVRSLVQRARRQMGESGAPESFILNTIHILSAYASIGSLVGAFKETGALDLLMKMLCHKEKQIRHSASKMLRALASHDAGSRAYVLLSLSQQDGIEQHMDFDSRYTLLELFAETTSSEEHHMSFEGIHIPQIPGKLLFVLVKHYLCVTSLLDKLSSDVEQGGQQQDCTVPSLLPEERSRVKQEFEFSMAMANLILELAHVMGWDHSHKPEPLPGQELQPRTTRSIFQHGATSCTAAQMPGLSSNHGPHKKQGRAFLTPSDFADRSGYVEYLRANLLRGMRVRLLEDCGDVRAGEEGECLQSTNSMHTVQVLWQSTGRTYWVHRHMLEIICFGDQWEDPAAQEKECSLIESSNLDTVAQPFFCKPFEGLYSLPYLGEQPSKASEALSRAEWWELLFFVKKLEAQGQKEITCLIQQDQEEQLSKVDEEALIQLSVPAELAQKVLQVLEKRCQGSTQRNLRGSHIYAKYFLGRRAEQEGRVSTAVSLEGAGCRSNGPETTVAKAAKEELSTSTVPPQALTAVAKSDSQLFSELLEREGLFFPEVPEEQIRVLGSSDEASERGSLAKMAAVVDVIQSSSSELGLCLAGLKHIMKILEEEPEPEPRVGKVQAGLGTRSVGEKLVKVVVELLSTEVAEKALVVVTLRLLAMLMVKYDWRVAFATEGGVCAVLASMQQHASSALVQQAGLVALKVLVGAVAGEPGGASGKILPLNQADAQMMREIFASIGSASSEGSASLLSAIPAAVSTMQRVPGGSSGVQNGLLVVNMLIDGHRGLAEQLLSCDLHTVLQSCWWDRQSTGCPQAMLALSAINRLAEHRLPLRLEMAGREVPLGLGDVQTLLGSLGDNSTLSKEVVVVLERQLCAEGPVPSGEAAQLLQDHGCFRLLLRSLKLLGTEKAMSLSILRILNKFLEGYQEDVLPWHECVEPCLFSLSAHSSDGEQVVQEVVGFLHRLASASKDCAVVMCRAGSREALAKALDKHHTAPSQAPALLDLVTDCEKYSSLCRKLTTSILAGCIQLVLGQIEEHRRSQQPISIPFFDVFLRNLCRGSSVEVKEDKCWEKVQVSSNPHRASKLTDRNPKTYWESNGSTGSHFITVHMQCGVLVREMSMLVASEDSSYMPARVVVLGGDSPTTIRTELNAVTILPSDSRVVLLENMTRFWPVIQIRVKRCQQGGIDTRVRGIEVLGPKPTFWPVFREQLCWRTFLSYTVQAHAWCQEICQDRGRLLQLFGRLNQALRHEQGFADRFLPDDEAAQALGRTCWEALVSPLVQSITSPDPDGISALAWLLREYLESVELPRRATSRSAVFGSRVRRLTQLLVHVDPSSTEPEEARAAGGQERKNKEVPARAAKAAVEGSSSLWGISQCWRGVVQQQVQGFLEVAGEAPDFVERYCGLYQRLRGATEELFGQQAAFMLALGQGFGGALLQLSFLATLHVSEQFARYLDRQIQELQGAAGSVGPMQQLQQILEPFVVFSGLELAHTFEHFYRHYLGDRLLAQGSSWLEGAVVEQIGLCFPSRFPQEMLRNLAESEELQQQFYLFRLQEQDKWLLELDTGLDEVLGTASVADVPEVKVLALSPRCWPVSPFCYMDEPGRFFSAALRSPLDEFAAFCRQSQSQLGWERLKPRRLQWTWLGHAELQFGDCVLHVSTLQMYILLCFNSAEEVAVEALLQATGLPAELLHHALTPLTHSEGVLVRSCTPGGVLQLNQAALACASGRHLRLLPQQRYLRVEKADVSTLERKRNVLCCLITRILKVEKQLHIDNLVFRVIDACQKGELCPGLQFLSFFCHSVDVLSCVLHLLNQGYLRRQEERPHVLEYISAEPTTPLGGQAQMVFQSRPPEASLDDGDTDCLYRLNPGIGRLEEFLMAMLQMPVGHTLSPEEAKLLMNQTVQQVQDTLSIPSDVAQHLLMHCRWNVDFLIQCYVENPETLLISSGLQVQDAQPPPSPGTHCPVCVNQLCPTEKPPTLCCMHYCCKPCWSEYLATRIEQNMVVSCTCPISECCAQPTAAFICSIISSEEIIAKYEKALLRGYVECCSNLTWCTNPQGCDQILLKDGLGYGAACSKCSWISCFSCNFPEAHYPASCSHMSQWVDDNGYYEGMTSEAQSKHLAKLISKHCPSCQAQIEKNEGCLHMTCVKCNHDFCWRCLKPWRPTHKDYYNCSAMVSKAAWQEKRFQDYNERCIFHHRAREFATSLRNRVSSISVMPKIRTLTFVLDACKMLEQARKVLAYSCVYSYYNQDTESMDIVEQQTENLELHTNALQILLEETLLQYQDLDSSLQLLKAEHFSAGLELVHQIKQRLFAILWQSTQQDFHVGLQTLADPGQRKVKLSNVPTSVSACVGPKHTISCDSHNLDEGGKEAEDEEYEPQWQEDYDDDDDLDEDNFLFDDESDNLDCDSYFDDDDAYD, from the exons ATGGTGAATGAGAGGCACAATGGCAACCTGCTTGTGCACCTGGGACCCAAACTGCAGGCCTACCCACAGGAGCTGctccggcagcggcggggccgtgACGGCCAGCCCGAGTACCTGATCCAGTGGAGTGTTGTCAGCTTGGAAGAGGGAGCAGTGGGAGGCGATGGTGCCTCCTGTGCAGAGACCAAGCCAGAGAACATCTCCATGTGGATGTCTGCAGAAGAGGTCTGTGCTAGCTGCCCGACACTGCTGGGCAAGAGGAAGCTGGAAGGGCAGTgggtgaaagaggagaaggcAGCCAGCCCATTTGCTGCAGATGTCCCACTGGATGAAGCCTCGTTGCTGGAGATGAAGGCTGATGTCAGGAGCCTGGTGCAGCGAGCCAGGCGGCAGATGGGTGAGAGCGGGGCCCCCGAGTCCTTCATCCTCAACACCATCCACATCCTGAGCGCGTATGCCAGCATTGGCTCGCTGGTGGGTGCCTTCAAGGAGACGGGAGCCCTGGACTTGCTGATGAAGATGCTGTGCCACAAGGAGAAGCAAATCCGCCACAGTGCCAGCAAGATGCTGAGGGCCCTGGCTTCGCATGATGCAG ggagcagagcctATGTCTTGCTGTCCCTGAGCCAGCAGGATGGCATTGAGCAGCACATGGACTTTGACAGTCGCTACACCTTGCTGGAGCTGTTTGCTGAGACAACATCTTCTGAAGAGCACCACATGTCCTTTGAGGGGATTCACATTCCCCAG ATCcctgggaagctgctgtttgTCCTGGTGAAACACTACCTGTGTGTCACTTCTCTCCTGGACAAGCTCAGCAGTGATGtggagcagggagggcagcagcaggactgcaCTGTGCCCAGCCTGCTCCCTGAGGAGAGGAGCCGTGTGAAGCAGGAGTTTGAGTTCAGCATGGCCATGGCAAACCTCATCTTGGAGCTGGCGCACGTGATGGGCTGGGACCACAGCCACAAGCCAGAGCCGCTACCtggacaggagctgcagcctcGCACCACCCGTTCCATCTTCCAGCATGGGGCCACATCCTGCACTGCTGCCCAAATGCCTGGGCTCAGTTCAAATCATGGTCCCCACAAAAAGCAGGGTCGtgccttcctgaccccatcAGACTTTGCAGACCGCAGTGGCTATGTGGAGTACTTAAGGGCAAACCTCCTGCGTGGCATGCGGGTGCGCTTGCTCGAGGACTGTGGTGATGTTAGAGCTGGGGAGGAAGGCGAGTGTCTTCAGAGCACTAACAGCATGCACACAGTACAG GTTTTATGGCAGTCAACAGGTCGGACCTACTGGGTGCATCGGCACATGTTGGAGATCATTTGCTTTGGAGACCAGTGGGAAGATCCTGCTGCTCAGGAAAAAGAATGTAGTCTGATAGAGAGCTCTAATCTAGATACAG tTGCACAGCCGTTTTTCTGCAAGCCCTTTGAGGGGCTGTACTCCCTGCCATACCTGGGGGAGCAGCCGTCCAAGGCTTCAGAGGCCCTGAGCCGTGCCGAGTGGTGGGAGCTGCTCTTCTTCGTGAAGAAGCTGGAAGCACAAGGGCAGAAGGAGATCACCTGTCTCATCCAGCAGGACCAGGAGGAGCAG CTGTCAAAGGTGGATGAAGAAGCCCTGATCCAGCTATCGGTACCTGCGGAGCTGGCCCAGAAGGTGCTGCAGGTCTTGGAGAAGCGGTGCCAGGGCAGCACCCAGCGTAACCTGCGTGGATCCCACATCTACGCCAAATACTTCCTTGGTAGGAGAGCTGAGCAGGAAGGCAGGGTGAGCACTGCAGTGTCCTTGGAgggtgctggctgcaggagcaATGGCCCTGAAACCACAGTGGCCAAGGCAGCAAAGGAAGAGCTTTCCACATCCACAGTGCCACCCCAAGCGCTCACTGCGGTGGCAAAGTCGGATTCCCAGCTGTTCAGCGAGCTCCTTGAGAGGGAAGGGCTGTTCTTCCCAGAGGTGCCAGAGGAGCAGATCAGAG TGCTGGGCAGCTCCGATGAGGCGAGCGAGAGGGGCTCACTGGCCAAGATGGCAGCCGTGGTGGACGTgatccagagcagcagctcagagctggggctgtgcttAGCCGGGCTCAAGCACATCATGAAGATCCTGGAGGAGGAGCCTGAGCCCGAGCCGCGAGTCGGCAAAgtccaggctgggctggggaccagGAGTGTTGG GGAGAAGCTGGTGAAGGTGGTGGTGGAGCTGCTGAGCACTGAGGTGGCAGAGAAGGCCCTGGTGGTGGTGACGCTGCGGCTGCTGGCCATGCTGATGGTGAAATACGACTGGCGTGTGGCATTTGCCACAGAGGGCGGTGTGTGTGCCGTGCTGGCCAGCATGCAGCAGCACGCCTCCTCCGCCCTGGTGCAGCAGGCCGGCCTGGTG GCCCTGAaggtgctggtgggagctgtggcCGGCGAGCCAGGAGGTGCCAGTGGGAAGATCTTGCCCCTGAACCAGGCTGATGCGCAGATGATGCGAGAGATCTTTGCCAGCATTGGCTCTGCTTCCAGCGAGGGCTCGGCAAGCCTGCTGAGTGCCATCCCTGCTGCCGTGAGCACCATGCAGAGAGTGCCAGG gggCTCCTCAGGCGTGCAGAATGGGTTGCTGGTGGTGAACATGCTGATCGATGGCCACCGgggcctggcagagcagctgttGAGCTGTGACCTCCACAcggtgctgcagagctgctggtgggacagGCAGAGCACCGGCTGCCCTCAGGCTATGCTGGCCCTCAGTGCCATCAACCGCTTGGCAGAGCACCGGCTGCCTCTGCGCCTGGAGATGGCAG GCAGAGAGGTGCCACTGGGCCTGGGGGACGTGCAGACactgctgggcagcctgggggACAACAGCACCTTGTCcaaggaggtggtggtggtccTGGAGCGGCAACTCTGTGCCGAAGGCCCCGTCCCCTCTGGTGaggcagcccagctgctgcaggaccacGGGTGCTTCAGGTTGCTGCTGCGCAGCttgaagctgctggggacagagaaggCCATGAGCTTGAGCATCCTCAG GATCCTGAACAAGTTCCTGGAGGGTTACCAGGAGGATGTGCTGCCTTGGCACGAGTGTGTGGAGCCCTGtttgttctccctgagtgcgCACAGCAGCGATGGGGAG CAGGTGGTGCAGGAGGTTGTGGGCTTCTTGCACCGCCTGGCCAGTGCCAGCAAGGACTGCGCCGTGGTGATGTGCCGTGCGGGCTCTCGTGAGGCTCTGGCCAAAGCCCTGGACAAGCACCACACAGCCCCGTCACAGGCACCAGCCCTGCTCGACCTGGTGACCGACTGCGAGAAGTACAGCAGCCTCTGCAGGAAGCTGACAACCAGCATCTTGGCTGGCTGCATCCAG CTGGTGCTGGGGCAGATAGAGGAGCACCGCCGGAGCCAGCAGCCCATCAGCATCCCCTTCTTTGACGTCTTTCTGCGCAACCTGTGCCGAG GCTCCAGCGTGGAGGTGAAGGAGGACAAGTGTTGGGAGAAGGTGCAGGTCTCCTCCAACCCCCACCGGGCCAGCAAGCTGACAGACAGGAACCCCAAGACCTACTGGGAGTCAAACGGCAGCACCGGCTCCCACTTCATCACTGTCCACATGCAGTGTGGGGTGCTGGTCAG GGAGATGAGCATGCTGGTGGCCAGCGAGGACTCCAGCTACATGCCGGCCCGTGTCGTGGTGCTGGGGGGCGACAGCCCAACCACCATCAGAACCGAGCTCAACGCG GTGACCATCCTGCCTTCAGACAGCAGAGTGGTCCTGCTGGAGAACATGACCCGCTTCTGGCCCGTCATCCAGATCCGGGTGAAGCGATGCCAGCAG GGCGGCATTGACACACGTGTGCGTGGCATCGAGGTGCTGGGTCCCAAGCCCACGTTCTGGCCCGTCTTcagggagcagctgtgctggcgAACGTTCCTCTCCTACACTGTTCAGGCTCATGCCTGGTGCCAGGAGATCTGCCAGGACCGGGGACGACTACTGCAGCTCTTTGGCAG GCTGAACCAGGCTCTGCGGCACGAGCAGGGCTTTGCCGACCGCTTCCTGCCTGACGATGAGGCAGCCCAGGCCTTGGGCAGGACGTGCTGGGAGGCCCTGGTGAGCCCCTTGGTGCAGAGCATCACCAGCCCAG ACCCCGATGGCATCAGTGCCCTGGCCTGGCTGCTGAGGGAGTACCTGGAGAGTGTGGAGCTGCCCCGCCGCGCCACCAGCCGCAGTGCTGTCTTTGGTTCCCGCGTGCGGCGCCTGACCCAGCTCCTGGTGCACGTGgaccccagcagcacagagccagAGGAGGCGAGAGCAGCTG GCgggcaggagaggaagaacaAGGAGGTGCCAGCCAGGGCTGCGAAGGCGGCGGTGGAGGGGTCGAGCAGCCTGTGGGGCATTTCACAGTGCTGGCGTGGCGTGGTGCAGCAGCAG GTGCAGGGGTTCCTGGAGGTGGCAGGGGAGGCACCAGACTTCGTGGAGCGATACTGTGGGCTGTACCAGCGCCTGCGTGGGGCCACAGAGGAGCTCTTTGGGCAGCAGGCCGCCTTCATGCTGGCCCTGGGCCAGGGCTTTGGGGGGGCTTTGCTGCAGCTCTCCTTCCTCGCCACCCTGCAC GTGAGCGAGCAGTTTGCCCGCTACCTGGACAGGCAgatccaggagctgcagggggctgcgggcagCGTGGGGCcaatgcagcagctgcagcagatccTGGAGCCCTTTGTCGTCTTCAGTGGCCTGGAGCTTGCTCACACCTTTGAGCACTTCTACCG GCACTACCTGGGGGACCGGCTCCTGGCGCAAGGGTCGTCTTGGCTGGAAGGAGCTGTCGTGGAGCAGATTGGGCTGTGCTTCCCCAGCCGCTTCCCCCAGGAGATGCTGAGGAACTTGGCCGAGTCAGAGGAGCTCCAGCAGCAGTTTTACCTCTTccggctgcaggagcaggacaagtggctgctggagctggacaCGGGCCTGGACGAG gtgctggggacagcctCGGTGGCAGATGTGCCGGAGGTGAAGGTGCTGGCCCTGTCCCCACGCTGCTGGCCCGTGTCCCCATTCTGCTACATGGATGAACCTGGGAGGTTTTTCTCAGCTGCCCTGAGGTCCCCTCTGGATGAgtttgctgccttctgcaggcaGA GCCAgagccagctgggctgggagcgcTTGAAGCCTCGGCGGCTGCAGTGGACATGGCTGGGCCATGCCGAGCTGCAGTTTGGAGACTGCGTCCTCCACGTGTCCACCCTGCAGATGTACATCCTGCTGTGTTTCAACAGTGCTGAG gaggtggctgtggAGGCCCTGCTGCAGGCCACCGGGCTCCcggctgagctgctgcaccaCGCTCTGACACCGCTGACCCACAGCGAGGGTGTCCTGGTGCGGAGCTGCACGCCGGGAG GTGTGCTACAGTTGAACCAGGCAGCCCTGGCCTGTGCCTCTGGCCGCCACCTGaggctgctgccccagcagagGTACCTGCGGGTGGAGAAGGCTGACGTCAGCACcctggaaaggaagaggaatgtCCTTTGCTGCCTCATCACTCGCATCCTCAAGGTGGAGAAGCAGCTCCACATTGACAACCTGGTGTTTAGG GTGATTGATGCCTGTCAGAAGGGCGAGTTGTGTCCAGGGCTGCAGTTCTTGAGCTTCTTCTGCCACAGTGTGGACGTGCTGTCCTGTGTCCTGCACTTACTGAACCAGGGCTATCTCCGGCGCCAGGAGGAGAGGCCTCATGTCTTGGAATACATCTCTGCTGAACCCACAACACCTCTTGGGGGCCAGGCACAGATGGTTTTTCAGAGCAGGCCACCAGAGGCATCTCTGGATGATGGCGACACAGACTGCCTATATCG GTTGAATCCTGGCATAGGCAGGTTGGAGGAGTTTCTCATGGCAATGCTGCAGATGCCAGTGGGGCACACACTTAGTCCAGAGGAGGCGAAGCTGCTCATGAACCAGACAGTACAGCAGGTCCAGGATACTCTGAGCATCCCAAGTGATGTTGCTCAGCACCTCCTCATGCACTGCAGGTGGAATGTGGACTTCCTGATCCAGTGCTATGTGGAGAACCCTGAGACCCTGCTCATCTCCTCGGGGCTGCAAGTGCAGGATGCCCAGCCCCCTCCAAGTCCAGGAACCCACTGCCCAGTCTGTGTGAACCAGCTGTGTCCCACTGAGAAGCCACCAACCCTCTGCTGTATGCACTACTGCTGCAAG CCCTGTTGGAGTGAGTATCTCGCGACTCGCATTGAACAGAACATGGTTGTCAGCTGCACCTGTCCCATATCTGAGTGCTGTGCACAGCCAACTGCAGCTTTCATTTGTTCCATCATTTCCTCCGAAGAGATTATAGCCAAG TATGAAAAAGCCCTCCTCAGAGGCTACGTTGAGTGTTGTTCCAACCTGACATGGTGCACCAACCCTCAGGGCTGTGATCAGATCCTCCTCAAAGATGGACTTGGTTAtggggcagcctgttccaagtgCTCCTGGATATCCTGCTTCAGCTGCAACTTTccagag GCCCATTATCCCGCCAGCTGCAGCCACATGTCTCAGTGGGTGGATGACAATGGGTATTACGAGGGAATGACAAGTGAAGCCCAAAGCAAACATCTGGCAAAGCTCATTTCAAAGCATTGCCCAAGCTGCCAGGCTCAGATAGAGAAAAATGAGGGGTGCCTGCA TATGACGTGTGTGAAGTGTAATCATGACTTCTGTTGGCGTTGCCTCAAGCCCTGGAGGCCAACTCATAAGGATTATTACAACTGCTCTGCTATG GTGAGCAAAGCAGCTTGGCAGGAGAAGCGTTTTCAGGATTACAATGAGAGATGCATCTTTCATCATCGTGCAAGG GAATTTGCCACGAGTCTGAGGAACAGGGTTTCTTCTATCAGTGTGATGCCAAAAATTAGGACT